One stretch of Saccharomonospora xinjiangensis XJ-54 DNA includes these proteins:
- a CDS encoding WhiB family transcriptional regulator encodes MEWGGHPEDDLGVLTELFDVTGEQDWQERALCAQTDPEAFFPEKGGSTREAKRICQVCEVKDDCLEYALAHDERFGIWGGLSERERRKLKKRAV; translated from the coding sequence ATGGAGTGGGGTGGACACCCGGAGGACGATCTGGGTGTGCTCACCGAGCTCTTCGACGTGACGGGGGAACAGGATTGGCAGGAGCGCGCACTGTGCGCGCAGACCGATCCGGAGGCGTTCTTCCCGGAGAAGGGGGGCTCGACCCGGGAGGCGAAGCGGATCTGCCAGGTGTGCGAGGTGAAGGACGACTGTCTTGAGTACGCGCTGGCCCACGACGAGCGGTTCGGGATCTGGGGTGGTCTCTCCGAGCGGGAGCGGAGGAAGTTGAAGAAGCGCGCTGTGTGA